A section of the Phacochoerus africanus isolate WHEZ1 chromosome 4, ROS_Pafr_v1, whole genome shotgun sequence genome encodes:
- the PCYOX1L gene encoding prenylcysteine oxidase-like isoform X7 yields MQDFVKQLGLRHRREVGGRSAIFNGESLVLEETDWYLLNLFRLWWHYGISFLRLQLWVEEVMEKFMRRAGPPQPVTRPEAHNQPPLPPREARPQVGAERPLHKGPGSVCLQDLQVPGPRLRLLGRGGAALLPGGGRLHQHEPALRGRVPAPGGRQPALHRRRRLGRPAGQLRPVGSDARLCRGCRGPTTSGSLTQPSRSASSPVVFQSHLCAATPVPEAFFPETPSGGFPEDSVSRLLTNPHDGTITPSRALSLPPTPPKKGMQTCVINKRLPHAQGAMSLAGAQGSLWSVEGGNKLVCSGLLKLTKANVIHATVTSVNLQQTDGKPLYQVWYENEAGVGSDYYDIVVIATPLHPDSGSSITFGGFDPPIAVAQGPFQPAVVSLVHGYLNSSYFGFPDPKLFPFATILTTDFPSFFLALDNLCPVNVSASFRRRQPQEAAVWRVRSPQPLLRSQLKTLFRSYYSVQTAEWQAHPVHGPHGPLPRFVLHDQLFHLNALEWAASSVEVTAVAAKNVALLAFNRWYQDLDKIDQKDLMHKVKTEL; encoded by the exons ATGCAGGACTTCGTCAAGCAGCTGG GGCTGCGGCACCGGCgagaggtgggaggcaggagtGCCATCTTCAACGGGGAGAGCCTGGTGCTGGAGGAGACCGACTGGTACCTGCTGAACCTCTTCCGCCTCTGGTGGCACTACGGCATCAGCTTcctgaggctgcagctgtgggtggAGGAGGTCATGGAGAAGTTCATGAG GCGGGCAGGCCCTCCACAGCCCGTGACCAGGCCAGAGGCGCATAACCAGCCTCCCCTCCCGCCCCGTGAGGCCCGGCCACAGGTAGGAGCCGAACGGCCTCTGCACAAGGGCCCTGGCTCCGTGTGTCTCCAGGATCTACAAGTACCAGGCCCACGGCTACGCCTTCTCGGGCGTGGAGGAGCTGCTCTACTCCCTGGGGGAGGCCGCCTTCATCAACATGAGCCGGCGCTCCGTGGCCGAGTCCCTGCTCCGGGTGGGCGTCAGCCAGCGCTTCATCGACGACGTCGTCTCGGCCGTCCTGCGGGCCAGCTACGGCCAGTCGGCAGCGATGCCCGCCTTTGCCG CGGCTGTCGGGGCCCCACCACCTCGGGCTCGCTCACCCAGCCCAGCCGCTCCGCCTCCTCGCCCGTCGTGTTCCAGTCCCACCTCTGTGCGGCCACCCCGGTGCCTGAAGCATTCTTCCCTGAGACGCCCTCTGG AGGCTTCCCAGAGGACTCTGTCTCCCGTTTACTGACGAACCCTCACGACGGCACCATCACCCCGTCACGGGCCCTcagccttccccccacccccccgaagAAAGGAATGCAAACGTGTGTGATTAACAAGCGCCTTCCACACGCCCAGG GGGCCATGTCACTGGCAGGGGCGCAGGGCAGCCTGTGGTCAGTGGAGGGCGGCAACAAGCTGGTCTGCTCCGGGCTGCTGAAGCTCACCAAGGCCAACGTGATCCACGCCACGGTCACCTCTGTGAACCTGCAGCAAACAG ACGGGAAGCCCCTGTACCAGGTGTGGTACGAGAACGAGGCGGGCGTGGGCTCCGACTACTACGACATCGTGGTCATCGCCACGCCCCTGCACCCGGACAGCGGCAGCTCCATCACCTTCGGAGGCTTCGACCCGCCCATCGCCGTCGCCCAAGGCCCTTTCCAGCCCGCCGTGGTCTCCCTGGTCCACGGCTACCTCAACTCCTCCTACTTCGGCTTCCCCGACCCCAAGCTCTTCCCCTTCGCCACCATCCTCACCACCGACTTCCCCAGCTTCTTCCTGGCCCTGGACAACCTCTGTCCCGTCAACGTCTCGGCCAGCTTCCGGCGCAGGCAGCCGCAGGAGGCCGCTGTGTGGCGGGTCCggtccccacagcccctcctccgGTCCCAGCTCAAGACCCTCTTCCGCTCCTACTACTCGGTCCAGACGGCCGAGTGGCAGGCCCACCCCGTCCACGGCCCCCACGGCCCCCTCCCGCGCTTCGTGCTGCACGACCAGCTCTTCCACCTCAATGCCCTGGAGTGGGCGGCCAGCTCCGTGGAGGTGACGGCTGTGGCCGCCAAGAACGTGGCCCTGCTGGCTTTCAACCGCTGGTACCAGGACCTGGACAAGATTGACCAAAAGGATCTGATGCACAAGGTGAAGACGGAGCTGTGA
- the PCYOX1L gene encoding prenylcysteine oxidase-like isoform X8 gives MLFLNTQHRAAAPARGGRQECHLQRGEPGAGGDRLVPAEPLPPLVALRHQLPEAAAVGGGGHGEVHEDLQVPGPRLRLLGRGGAALLPGGGRLHQHEPALRGRVPAPGGRQPALHRRRRLGRPAGQLRPVGSDARLCRGCRGPTTSGSLTQPSRSASSPVVFQSHLCAATPVPEAFFPETPSGGFPEDSVSRLLTNPHDGTITPSRALSLPPTPPKKGMQTCVINKRLPHAQGAMSLAGAQGSLWSVEGGNKLVCSGLLKLTKANVIHATVTSVNLQQTDGKPLYQVWYENEAGVGSDYYDIVVIATPLHPDSGSSITFGGFDPPIAVAQGPFQPAVVSLVHGYLNSSYFGFPDPKLFPFATILTTDFPSFFLALDNLCPVNVSASFRRRQPQEAAVWRVRSPQPLLRSQLKTLFRSYYSVQTAEWQAHPVHGPHGPLPRFVLHDQLFHLNALEWAASSVEVTAVAAKNVALLAFNRWYQDLDKIDQKDLMHKVKTEL, from the exons atgctgTTCTTGAACACGCAGCACAG GGCTGCGGCACCGGCgagaggtgggaggcaggagtGCCATCTTCAACGGGGAGAGCCTGGTGCTGGAGGAGACCGACTGGTACCTGCTGAACCTCTTCCGCCTCTGGTGGCACTACGGCATCAGCTTcctgaggctgcagctgtgggtggAGGAGGTCATGGAGAAGTTCATGAG GATCTACAAGTACCAGGCCCACGGCTACGCCTTCTCGGGCGTGGAGGAGCTGCTCTACTCCCTGGGGGAGGCCGCCTTCATCAACATGAGCCGGCGCTCCGTGGCCGAGTCCCTGCTCCGGGTGGGCGTCAGCCAGCGCTTCATCGACGACGTCGTCTCGGCCGTCCTGCGGGCCAGCTACGGCCAGTCGGCAGCGATGCCCGCCTTTGCCG CGGCTGTCGGGGCCCCACCACCTCGGGCTCGCTCACCCAGCCCAGCCGCTCCGCCTCCTCGCCCGTCGTGTTCCAGTCCCACCTCTGTGCGGCCACCCCGGTGCCTGAAGCATTCTTCCCTGAGACGCCCTCTGG AGGCTTCCCAGAGGACTCTGTCTCCCGTTTACTGACGAACCCTCACGACGGCACCATCACCCCGTCACGGGCCCTcagccttccccccacccccccgaagAAAGGAATGCAAACGTGTGTGATTAACAAGCGCCTTCCACACGCCCAGG GGGCCATGTCACTGGCAGGGGCGCAGGGCAGCCTGTGGTCAGTGGAGGGCGGCAACAAGCTGGTCTGCTCCGGGCTGCTGAAGCTCACCAAGGCCAACGTGATCCACGCCACGGTCACCTCTGTGAACCTGCAGCAAACAG ACGGGAAGCCCCTGTACCAGGTGTGGTACGAGAACGAGGCGGGCGTGGGCTCCGACTACTACGACATCGTGGTCATCGCCACGCCCCTGCACCCGGACAGCGGCAGCTCCATCACCTTCGGAGGCTTCGACCCGCCCATCGCCGTCGCCCAAGGCCCTTTCCAGCCCGCCGTGGTCTCCCTGGTCCACGGCTACCTCAACTCCTCCTACTTCGGCTTCCCCGACCCCAAGCTCTTCCCCTTCGCCACCATCCTCACCACCGACTTCCCCAGCTTCTTCCTGGCCCTGGACAACCTCTGTCCCGTCAACGTCTCGGCCAGCTTCCGGCGCAGGCAGCCGCAGGAGGCCGCTGTGTGGCGGGTCCggtccccacagcccctcctccgGTCCCAGCTCAAGACCCTCTTCCGCTCCTACTACTCGGTCCAGACGGCCGAGTGGCAGGCCCACCCCGTCCACGGCCCCCACGGCCCCCTCCCGCGCTTCGTGCTGCACGACCAGCTCTTCCACCTCAATGCCCTGGAGTGGGCGGCCAGCTCCGTGGAGGTGACGGCTGTGGCCGCCAAGAACGTGGCCCTGCTGGCTTTCAACCGCTGGTACCAGGACCTGGACAAGATTGACCAAAAGGATCTGATGCACAAGGTGAAGACGGAGCTGTGA